The proteins below come from a single Acanthopagrus latus isolate v.2019 chromosome 4, fAcaLat1.1, whole genome shotgun sequence genomic window:
- the si:ch211-260e23.9 gene encoding si:ch211-260e23.9 isoform X3 — protein MMIGKILSHLLGSAGDDFEAADDPYEELIEFEEGEWVIVNLPESGPLSAPDVDPLENLLIEHPSMSVYQIRRRMSGVEEDEELGSDEDEEDNSRPVAVRRHISWRLAAWGIPLPCDVQLLAVQRARTQAEWKKLSRGALHRQNLAKTRFSPAEKRYGHFKQPCQRLYNY, from the exons ATGATGATCGGAAAGATTCTGTCACACCTGCTCGGGAGCGCTGGCGACGACTTCGAGGCAGCAGACGACCCTTATGAGGAGCTGATCGAGTTTGAAGAAGGAGAATGGGTCATTGTTAATCTGCCAG AGAGCGGCCCGCTGTCGGCCCCTGATGTAGACCCTCTGGAGAACCTGCTGATTGAGCACCCCAGCATGTCTGTCTACCAGATAAGACGCAGGATGAGCggagtggaggaggacgaggagctgggctctgatgaagatgaagaggacaACTCCAG GCCAGTGGCAGTGAGGCGGCACATTTCCTGGCGTCTGGCTGCCTGGGGAATTCCTCTACCCTGCGACGTCCAGCTGCTGGCTGTCCAGCGGGCCAGGACCCAGGCCGAGTGGAAGAAGCTGAGCCGCGGCGCGCTCCACAGGCAGAACCTGGCCAAGACGCGATTCTCCCCGGCAGAGAAGCGCTACGGCCACTTCAAGCAGCCCTGCCAGCGTCTCTACAACTACTAG
- the si:ch211-260e23.9 gene encoding si:ch211-260e23.9 isoform X1 codes for MVPVTGVCCSHLAGRTASCRVSVLTGRGPVTPNSAQTLTNCNRGRMMIGKILSHLLGSAGDDFEAADDPYEELIEFEEGEWVIVNLPESGPLSAPDVDPLENLLIEHPSMSVYQIRRRMSGVEEDEELGSDEDEEDNSRPVAVRRHISWRLAAWGIPLPCDVQLLAVQRARTQAEWKKLSRGALHRQNLAKTRFSPAEKRYGHFKQPCQRLYNY; via the exons ATGGTGCCAGTGACAGGGGTTTGTTGCAGTCATCTGGCTGGGCGGACAGCGTCCTGCAGGGTGTCTGTGTTGACGGGAAGGGGTCCGGTGACACCCAATTCTGCGCAGACACTGACGA ATTGCAACAGAGGGAGAATGATGATCGGAAAGATTCTGTCACACCTGCTCGGGAGCGCTGGCGACGACTTCGAGGCAGCAGACGACCCTTATGAGGAGCTGATCGAGTTTGAAGAAGGAGAATGGGTCATTGTTAATCTGCCAG AGAGCGGCCCGCTGTCGGCCCCTGATGTAGACCCTCTGGAGAACCTGCTGATTGAGCACCCCAGCATGTCTGTCTACCAGATAAGACGCAGGATGAGCggagtggaggaggacgaggagctgggctctgatgaagatgaagaggacaACTCCAG GCCAGTGGCAGTGAGGCGGCACATTTCCTGGCGTCTGGCTGCCTGGGGAATTCCTCTACCCTGCGACGTCCAGCTGCTGGCTGTCCAGCGGGCCAGGACCCAGGCCGAGTGGAAGAAGCTGAGCCGCGGCGCGCTCCACAGGCAGAACCTGGCCAAGACGCGATTCTCCCCGGCAGAGAAGCGCTACGGCCACTTCAAGCAGCCCTGCCAGCGTCTCTACAACTACTAG
- the si:ch211-260e23.9 gene encoding si:ch211-260e23.9 isoform X2 produces the protein MEGLVGTKQLSDCNRGRMMIGKILSHLLGSAGDDFEAADDPYEELIEFEEGEWVIVNLPESGPLSAPDVDPLENLLIEHPSMSVYQIRRRMSGVEEDEELGSDEDEEDNSRPVAVRRHISWRLAAWGIPLPCDVQLLAVQRARTQAEWKKLSRGALHRQNLAKTRFSPAEKRYGHFKQPCQRLYNY, from the exons ATGGAAGGACTTGTTGGTACAAAGCAGCTCTCTG ATTGCAACAGAGGGAGAATGATGATCGGAAAGATTCTGTCACACCTGCTCGGGAGCGCTGGCGACGACTTCGAGGCAGCAGACGACCCTTATGAGGAGCTGATCGAGTTTGAAGAAGGAGAATGGGTCATTGTTAATCTGCCAG AGAGCGGCCCGCTGTCGGCCCCTGATGTAGACCCTCTGGAGAACCTGCTGATTGAGCACCCCAGCATGTCTGTCTACCAGATAAGACGCAGGATGAGCggagtggaggaggacgaggagctgggctctgatgaagatgaagaggacaACTCCAG GCCAGTGGCAGTGAGGCGGCACATTTCCTGGCGTCTGGCTGCCTGGGGAATTCCTCTACCCTGCGACGTCCAGCTGCTGGCTGTCCAGCGGGCCAGGACCCAGGCCGAGTGGAAGAAGCTGAGCCGCGGCGCGCTCCACAGGCAGAACCTGGCCAAGACGCGATTCTCCCCGGCAGAGAAGCGCTACGGCCACTTCAAGCAGCCCTGCCAGCGTCTCTACAACTACTAG
- the LOC119018551 gene encoding protein C19orf12 homolog, producing the protein MAPRVDDVMRLCYEISAHDQIKVAVKNSTKGAVVAGGTAFVGGLVAGPAGIAVGGAVGGLLGSWLTSGQFRPLPQILMELPPNQQKKLYNDVVAVLGSLNWTDAAQLIALVMGNATLQQQVTAALLNYITKELRAEVRYQD; encoded by the exons ATGGCTCCGCGAGTGGATGATGTCATGCGCCTGTGCTATGAAATATCAGCTCACGATCAGATCAAGGTCGCAGTGAAAAACTCCACCAAAGGAGCGGTGGTGGCAGGAGGAACTGCCTTTGTAGGCGGGCTGGTTGCTGGACCTGCAGGGATAGCTGTTG GTGGAGCAGTCGGCGGTCTCTTGGGCAGCTGGCTGACCAGCGGGCAGTTCAGGCCTCTGCCTCAAATCCTGATGGAACTGCCACCTAACCAGCAAAAGAAGCTCTATAATGACGTCGTGGCTGTCTTAGGCAGCCTGAATTGGACGGACGCAGCCCAGCTCATCGCCCTCGTGATGGGTAATGCCACCCTTCAGCAGCAGGTCACTGCTGCGCTGCTCAACTACATCACAAAGGAACTTAGAGCAGAGGTGCGTTATCAGGACTGA